TATCGACAACGAATGGCGCGAAAATGAAGCGAACGCGCTACGCAACGGCAGTGATTCCGCACTTTTCACCCACTTCGGCCTCAGCATTTACCCGCCAGCGATCGCAGGCCTGGAGCTTTTCTTCGCAATCGACAACGCTTGGGATGACGGTTTCGAAGACGTGCCTGGCACCCCGGGGCGCGGCGACCAATACAGCGCAGGTGCCACTTTCCGTTGGTAACACAACGGCCTAATGCCCCCAAACAACGAAAGGCTCATCGCGTGTGTGCGGTGAGCCTTTTTATGATCTTTCGCAGAGCATACTCTGCGGAACTATATCAAAAACACGAACGAACTAATACTGCCCATTCTCTTGGCGCTCCAGTTCGGCCAATTCTTCCTGAGCCTTAGCAATGCGCGCTTGCGCTTCTTGAATGCGACGCGCGCGCGCTTGCGACTCTTCGTAAGATTTTTTCTTGGCGGCCAACTCAGCTTCCACTCGTGCGGCTTCACGCTCTGCAGCAGCCACATCGGCCGAAGTGGAATTGCGAGCAATCTCATCACGCACCCGCTTTGCTTCCAAAGCTTTAATGTCCTGTTCTAGCTTCTCCTGCTGCAAGACTTCCTGCTCATACTCATATTGACGTTGCGCCTCAGCTGCCTGCAGCTCTTCTTGACGCTTATCGATCTGATTACCAGCCATGCCACCTAAGGCACCTCCCAGCACCGCGCCGGCCACCACATTGATATCATCGCCATCGCCCATCTGGGCACCCGCGATGCCTCCCAGCACGGCACCCGCAAGTATACCGATATCGCGACCACGATTGGGATTATTCTGACAGCCCGTTGCAAAAATGAGGGCCAAAATTAAGATGGAAGAGGCAAAAAGTTTGTTCATAACGCTATCAATAAGTGCCCTTGCAGAAATTGCAATGCACAGAATAATAAGACCTCCTCTCAATCTAAAGTTCCGAGCTATCTATGAGTCTACGAAATCCTGAACGCGGCCTCTTCTCTGTCAAAGGCCTCATTTTCACCCTCGGTTTGATCGCCTCCTTCATTTTTGTCGGCACTCTCTACGGTCTCATCATACGCCCCGGCGCCAATAAGGCTGATCTGGCTAACAGCTACGGCGTCGATGTCGGCAGCTCTTTTTCCAGCCTATTCGTGATACTCAAAGACTATGAGCAGCAAATTTGTATCTCCCTCTTTCTCTGGGGGCTGATGATCCTGATCTATAAATTCATACTGCTTAACTACGAGGCCAAGACACTCGGCCGCTTCGCTCCCGAGAGCGAGGGCCTGGATACGGAGCCCGAAGTCGATCTACTGGCTGGCGCGCGCAGCATTACACGCGAGCGCGCGGGCGCACTCTCTGCCGAGATTGATAGCAAGAGCCAACAGCACGACTTGCATAATAAGATCCTCCCCTACGTTATGGCGCGTGGACTCGAACGCTATCACATGACCGGCAGCGTGCCCGAAGCCACCGAAACTATCATGGGGCGACTCGAAGTGGCCTCCGAGCAACAAGAAAGCGAGCTCTCCATGCTCCGCTACCTCGTCTGGGCGATCCCTTCCATCGGTTTCATAGGCACCGTGCGCGGGATCGGCGTCGCCCTACAGCGCGCTGACGAAGCGCTACAAGGCGACATTTCCGGCGTCACCAGTGCGCTGGGCGTAGCCTTCAACTCCACCCTGGTGGCCCTCTTCATTAGCATCGTACTAATGCTGCTCATACATCTGCTACAAGGCGGCCAGGAAGGCCTGATTCTGCGTCTACAAACCTTCTGCCGCGAGCAACTCATCGATAAACTCTACGACCGCGAGGAAACCGCTATCCGTGAGCAGCAGACCGAAGATAAAGAGCAGAAGTCCGCCAGCCAAGACGAAGCAAGGAGCGAACGTTAAACCTCAGCCCACCGCCCAAGCACTTAAACTAGAGATTATTTCCCGTGAAACGTCGCCGCGAAACACAGAGCTCCGCGCTCTCTTTTATGGACTGCATATGCTGCGGTTTCGGGGCCGTGCTCTTGCTCTTCATTCTCACGGCAAAGGCGCAAATCACCGATAGCCAGGAACAGGCCACTCAATCGCAAGCGGCAGCCGAAACACTGCAGGCCGCCATTCGCGAAGCTGAAGCGAAGCAAAAGGCACTGGAAAAAGAGATCGAAGCTCTGGATCCGCAACCAGACAGCAACGCGACCAGCGTCGCTCAACTGGCCGCCGAACAAGAACGCCTCGCTAAAGCGATTGAAGCACAGGCCGAAGCCCTCGCAGCACTGGAATCCGAGGCCGAACCCAGCGAAGAGCCCGCGGCACTCGATCGCCCCTCTGCCGACAATAGCTACCTCTCAGGCCTACGCTTACGCGCCCCGCGTGCGGTCATTCTGCTCGAAAGCTCCGGCAGCATGCTGGCAGAAGATGCCAACAGCGCAGTGCAAATCATCCAACAAGGCAGCGGCAGCAACGCCCCCAAATGGCTCCGCAGTAAAGCCGCCGTGCGCGCCGTGCTAGCAGCCATCCCCAAAGGCACCCAAGTGGCGATTTTTGCCATGGCTGAAAATACCCAAGCACTCTCCGGTAGCCCACAAAATCCTTATATCGATCCCTACGATAACAACGCCCTGCTCTCCTGCTTGGATCGCCTCGACAAACTCCAAGCCAGCGGGGGCGCCGACCTCGCCAAAGCCCTGCAAACCGTCAACCAACTCCAGCAACGCGCCAGCAGTTTACTACTGATCGGCGACGGACTCCCCAGCGCTCCGGCGCCCAGCAACGGAGCCCTCAGCGAAGCCGACCGGGTGCAACTCTTCAACCGCGCCATGGCCCAGCAATTTACCTATCCTTTCAACACCATCCTCTTCCCCTTCGAAGGCGATCCCTCCGCCGCAGGCCTA
The nucleotide sequence above comes from Coraliomargarita algicola. Encoded proteins:
- a CDS encoding VWA domain-containing protein — protein: MKRRRETQSSALSFMDCICCGFGAVLLLFILTAKAQITDSQEQATQSQAAAETLQAAIREAEAKQKALEKEIEALDPQPDSNATSVAQLAAEQERLAKAIEAQAEALAALESEAEPSEEPAALDRPSADNSYLSGLRLRAPRAVILLESSGSMLAEDANSAVQIIQQGSGSNAPKWLRSKAAVRAVLAAIPKGTQVAIFAMAENTQALSGSPQNPYIDPYDNNALLSCLDRLDKLQASGGADLAKALQTVNQLQQRASSLLLIGDGLPSAPAPSNGALSEADRVQLFNRAMAQQFTYPFNTILFPFEGDPSAAGLFWKLSGRTGGITLIPDNDWPTL
- a CDS encoding MotA/TolQ/ExbB proton channel family protein, translated to MSLRNPERGLFSVKGLIFTLGLIASFIFVGTLYGLIIRPGANKADLANSYGVDVGSSFSSLFVILKDYEQQICISLFLWGLMILIYKFILLNYEAKTLGRFAPESEGLDTEPEVDLLAGARSITRERAGALSAEIDSKSQQHDLHNKILPYVMARGLERYHMTGSVPEATETIMGRLEVASEQQESELSMLRYLVWAIPSIGFIGTVRGIGVALQRADEALQGDISGVTSALGVAFNSTLVALFISIVLMLLIHLLQGGQEGLILRLQTFCREQLIDKLYDREETAIREQQTEDKEQKSASQDEARSER
- a CDS encoding glycine zipper 2TM domain-containing protein, whose amino-acid sequence is MNKLFASSILILALIFATGCQNNPNRGRDIGILAGAVLGGIAGAQMGDGDDINVVAGAVLGGALGGMAGNQIDKRQEELQAAEAQRQYEYEQEVLQQEKLEQDIKALEAKRVRDEIARNSTSADVAAAEREAARVEAELAAKKKSYEESQARARRIQEAQARIAKAQEELAELERQENGQY